Proteins from a genomic interval of Staphylococcus debuckii:
- a CDS encoding DRTGG domain-containing protein, whose translation MTKHEQILAHIESLAVGKKISVRKIAKDLEVSEGTAYRAIKDAEQLGLVATIDRVGTVRIEKKSREQIEHLTFGEIVKIIDGQVLAGRDGLHNTLTKFAIAAMKLENVVKYLTKHTLLIVGNRTDVQLEALKHGSAVLITGGFNTTPEIKKYADEHNLPILSSNYDSYLVANMINRAMYNQIIRKEILIVEDIVKPVTEETVAKEDMLVSDLKQQSQKTGHSRFPVVDKDWKLVGIVTSKDIIAKDSDESIQRVMTKPVLNVQNSTTVASCAHMMIWEGIELLPVTTINKKLLGVVSREDVLRAMQLIGRQPQVGETINDQVAKYISINKDSITVDVAPQLTSQYGTLSKGAFVAIIEETIRYKMRQLKKQEVMIESLSIMYLKTVSIETELEIQYNMLDIGRHFAKIEVSMMNGQTPVAKALTICQMLES comes from the coding sequence ATGACAAAACATGAACAAATTCTTGCGCATATTGAATCTTTAGCAGTAGGTAAGAAAATCTCTGTACGAAAAATAGCCAAAGATTTAGAAGTCTCTGAAGGCACAGCTTATCGCGCAATCAAAGATGCTGAGCAATTAGGACTAGTCGCAACAATCGATAGAGTAGGAACAGTTAGAATTGAAAAAAAGAGTCGCGAACAAATTGAACATCTGACGTTCGGTGAAATTGTGAAAATTATTGATGGACAAGTATTAGCAGGCAGAGACGGTTTGCATAATACGTTGACTAAGTTTGCGATTGCAGCCATGAAATTAGAAAACGTGGTGAAATACTTAACGAAGCATACTTTATTGATAGTAGGAAATCGAACAGATGTACAATTAGAAGCTTTAAAACACGGTAGTGCAGTCCTTATCACAGGCGGCTTTAATACGACGCCTGAAATCAAGAAATATGCTGACGAGCATAATTTACCGATTCTATCTTCAAATTACGATTCTTATTTAGTGGCCAATATGATTAACAGAGCAATGTATAATCAAATTATACGTAAAGAGATTTTAATTGTTGAAGATATCGTTAAACCGGTAACAGAAGAGACAGTTGCTAAAGAAGATATGCTGGTATCAGATTTAAAACAACAATCTCAAAAAACCGGACATTCCAGATTTCCTGTTGTAGATAAAGACTGGAAATTAGTCGGTATCGTTACCAGTAAAGATATTATTGCTAAAGATTCAGATGAAAGTATACAACGTGTTATGACTAAACCAGTGTTGAATGTACAGAACTCTACTACAGTCGCGAGCTGTGCACATATGATGATTTGGGAAGGGATTGAATTATTGCCTGTTACAACTATTAACAAAAAGCTGTTAGGCGTAGTATCTCGAGAAGACGTCTTGCGCGCCATGCAGCTTATTGGCAGACAACCTCAAGTCGGTGAAACGATCAATGATCAGGTCGCAAAATATATTTCAATTAATAAAGATAGTATTACTGTAGATGTAGCGCCTCAATTAACTAGTCAATACGGCACTTTAAGTAAAGGGGCCTTCGTAGCGATTATCGAAGAAACTATTCGTTATAAGATGCGACAGCTTAAGAAGCAAGAAGTCATGATAGAAAGCTTAAGTATTATGTATTTGAAAACAGTTTCTATAGAAACAGAATTAGAAATACAATACAACATGTTAGATATAGGCAGACACTTTGCTAAAATAGAAGTCAGTATGATGAACGGGCAAACACCTGTAGCTAAAGCATTAACAATCTGTCAGATGCTTGAAAGTTAG
- the accD gene encoding acetyl-CoA carboxylase, carboxyltransferase subunit beta produces the protein MFKDFFNRGSKKKKYVTVQDSKQNDVPTGIMTKCPKCKKIMYTKELSENLNVCFNCDHHLSLTAYKRIEAISDEGTFKEFDKGMTSANPLDFPGYEEKIKKDQEKTGLDEAVVTGTAELGGIPYGVAVMDARFRMGSMGSVVGEKICRIIDYCTEHRLPFILFSASGGARMQEGIISLMQMGKTSVSLKRHSDAGLLYISYITNPTTGGVSASFASVGDINLSEPKALIGFAGRRVIEQTINEKLPDDFQTAEFLLEHGQLDKVVHRKEMRSTLESILKMHEGQEVNKDA, from the coding sequence ATGTTTAAAGATTTTTTTAATCGTGGCAGTAAAAAGAAAAAATATGTTACTGTTCAAGATTCGAAACAGAACGATGTTCCAACAGGTATCATGACAAAATGTCCGAAATGTAAAAAAATCATGTATACTAAAGAACTTTCTGAAAATCTCAATGTATGTTTCAATTGTGACCATCACTTGTCATTAACTGCATATAAACGTATTGAGGCTATTTCAGATGAAGGTACTTTTAAAGAGTTTGATAAAGGTATGACTTCTGCAAATCCTTTAGATTTTCCTGGATATGAAGAAAAAATAAAAAAAGATCAGGAAAAAACAGGATTGGATGAAGCAGTCGTAACAGGTACTGCAGAACTTGGAGGCATCCCATATGGGGTAGCAGTGATGGATGCCCGTTTCAGAATGGGAAGCATGGGTTCTGTAGTAGGTGAAAAAATATGTCGTATTATAGATTATTGTACAGAGCATCGCTTACCATTTATTTTATTCTCAGCAAGTGGTGGTGCCAGAATGCAAGAAGGGATTATCTCATTGATGCAAATGGGGAAAACCAGTGTATCCTTGAAACGTCATTCTGATGCTGGTTTATTATATATTTCATACATTACAAATCCGACTACAGGTGGTGTATCTGCAAGTTTCGCTTCAGTTGGAGATATCAATTTATCAGAGCCTAAAGCTTTAATTGGATTTGCAGGTCGCCGAGTGATTGAACAAACAATCAATGAAAAACTGCCGGATGATTTCCAAACTGCTGAATTCTTGTTAGAACACGGCCAATTAGATAAAGTGGTACACCGTAAAGAAATGCGCAGTACTTTAGAATCAATTCTGAAAATGCATGAGGGACAAGAGGTGAACAAAGATGCTTGA
- a CDS encoding acetyl-CoA carboxylase carboxyltransferase subunit alpha: MLDFEKPLFDIKNKIDALKESQEKNDVDLQDEIDMLEASLERETEKIYMHLKPWDRVQLARLQERPTTLDYIPYIFDEFMELHGDRNYRDDPAMIGGIGYLNGQPVTVVGQQRGKDTKDNIYRNFGMAHPEGYRKALRLMKQAEKFGRPIFTFIDTKGAYPGKAAEERGQSESIARNLIEMASLQVPVITIVIGEGGSGGALGIGIANRVLMLENSTYSVISPEGAAALLWKDSNLSKIAAETMKITAPDLKELQIIDEVVQEPLGGAHKDIATQAEKIKSAFTKQLAELKDLSGQALADDRFEKFRQIGEFKE; encoded by the coding sequence ATGCTTGATTTTGAAAAGCCATTATTTGATATTAAAAATAAAATAGATGCTTTGAAAGAATCTCAAGAGAAAAATGATGTTGATTTACAAGATGAAATCGATATGCTTGAAGCGTCTTTAGAAAGAGAAACTGAAAAAATTTACATGCATTTAAAACCTTGGGATCGTGTTCAATTAGCAAGATTGCAAGAAAGACCAACAACTTTAGATTATATTCCATATATCTTTGATGAATTTATGGAGTTGCATGGGGACAGAAATTATCGTGATGATCCTGCAATGATTGGCGGCATCGGCTATTTAAATGGTCAACCAGTTACTGTAGTCGGTCAACAACGTGGTAAAGATACTAAAGATAATATCTATCGTAATTTCGGAATGGCTCATCCGGAAGGTTATCGCAAAGCTTTGAGATTAATGAAACAAGCTGAGAAATTCGGCCGTCCTATTTTTACTTTTATAGATACTAAGGGGGCTTACCCTGGTAAAGCGGCTGAAGAAAGAGGTCAAAGTGAATCTATCGCACGAAACTTGATTGAAATGGCAAGTTTGCAAGTGCCGGTTATTACAATTGTAATAGGTGAAGGCGGTAGCGGCGGTGCTTTAGGTATTGGTATTGCTAACCGTGTATTGATGCTGGAAAACAGTACATATTCTGTGATTTCTCCAGAAGGAGCAGCCGCACTTCTATGGAAAGATAGCAATCTTTCTAAAATTGCTGCCGAAACAATGAAAATTACTGCACCTGATTTGAAAGAATTACAAATTATTGATGAGGTTGTTCAAGAACCTTTAGGTGGAGCGCACAAAGACATTGCTACGCAAGCTGAAAAAATTAAAAGCGCTTTCACTAAGCAATTAGCAGAACTTAAAGACTTATCTGGTCAAGCATTAGCAGATGACCGTTTTGAAAAATTCCGCCAAATTGGTGAATTTAAAGAATAA
- a CDS encoding DNA polymerase III subunit alpha codes for MKAHLNIHTAYDLLNSSLKVSDIIQKAAQEGYEALAITDTNVLHAVPQFYDESIKAGIKPIFGMTIYLSDGLTEVETVLLAKNETGLKSLYQLSSAIKVQEKQVTPLEWLKRYQEDLALIFKNVTSEQLNLVQNFVEYQDVYVDHQSSGAAERLDLNRVYMQEARYLNPDDADTVSALKAIKDNQTIDLVHPENDEHAHFYSQSEVQDLGLSADIIENTESLADICTAEISYHQPLLPQYSIPDNVSSKTYLWRLLEQSLQEMDLDQPAYRERLEYEFDIITKMGYEDYFLIVSDLIHYAKTHNVMVGPGRGSSAGSLVSYLLNITTIDPLHYNLLFERFLNPERVTMPDIDIDFEDTRREKVIQYVQEKYGEYHVSGIVTFGHLLAKAVARDVGRIMGFEEKTLSEISKLIPSKLGITLNEAYQNEDFKAFVHRNHRHEKWFELSKKLEGLPRHTSTHAAGIIINDRPLYEHVPLLMGDTGLLTQWTMTEDEKLGLLKIDFLGLRNLSIIHQIIDQVKKDLNVSIDTEAIPFDDNQVFEMLSRGDTTGLFQLESDGVRQALKRLQPQHFEDIVAMTSLYRPGPMEEIPTYIARRHDPSKVQYLHPDLEPILKNTYGVIIYQEQIMQIASKFAGFSYGEADILRRAMSKKNRAVLESERQHFVEGANQNGYSEQLSKQIFDLILKFADYGFPRAHAVSYSKVAYIMAYLKVHYPNYFYANILTNSIGNEKKTELMITEAKSMDLKILPPDINESHWYYKATSEGIYLSLGAVKGVGFQSVKAIVDERYARGKYKDFFDLTRRLPNRVKTRKLLEALILVGAFDHFKENRATLLSTLDQVLDGASNVEQDELLFEFVTPKESYEEKEELPDQVLSDFEKEHLGFYISKHPVEKMFKNKQLLGIYKLSNAQNNQPILVQIDKINRIRTKNGQPMAFVTLNDGTNTLDGVIFPNVFKQIEDILEESKMFIGSGKFEKRQNQMQLIINHLDTLDHYEKQKFQHAKMLVLRNIAEEELNLASDDEASNNSIPVNLYHTKNNQMEKIGYIERDIQALEDFMATIPPENIRII; via the coding sequence GTGAAAGCACATCTGAATATTCATACCGCTTATGACTTGTTGAATTCAAGTTTGAAAGTTTCGGATATTATCCAAAAGGCTGCACAAGAAGGATACGAAGCTTTAGCCATTACAGATACAAACGTACTGCATGCTGTTCCTCAATTTTATGATGAAAGTATTAAGGCAGGGATTAAGCCAATCTTCGGTATGACCATTTATTTAAGTGATGGTTTGACAGAAGTAGAAACAGTTTTGCTAGCTAAAAATGAAACAGGTTTAAAATCACTGTATCAATTATCATCCGCTATCAAAGTGCAGGAAAAGCAAGTTACACCGTTAGAATGGCTGAAACGCTATCAAGAAGATTTAGCGCTTATTTTTAAGAATGTCACTTCTGAACAATTAAATCTGGTACAAAATTTCGTTGAGTATCAAGATGTCTATGTAGACCATCAAAGTAGCGGAGCAGCTGAGAGACTGGATTTAAACCGAGTTTACATGCAAGAAGCCAGATATTTGAATCCGGACGATGCGGATACTGTAAGTGCTTTGAAAGCGATTAAAGATAATCAAACGATAGATTTAGTTCATCCAGAGAATGATGAACATGCGCATTTTTACTCTCAAAGCGAAGTACAAGATTTAGGACTTTCTGCAGATATTATAGAAAACACTGAATCGCTGGCAGATATTTGTACTGCTGAAATAAGCTATCACCAGCCGCTTCTCCCTCAATATTCAATACCAGACAATGTTTCTTCTAAAACATATTTATGGCGTCTGTTGGAACAATCTTTACAAGAAATGGATTTAGATCAACCTGCTTACCGTGAACGATTAGAATATGAATTCGATATTATCACTAAGATGGGGTACGAAGATTACTTTCTAATCGTAAGTGACTTAATACATTACGCTAAAACACATAATGTAATGGTCGGTCCAGGACGGGGTTCGTCTGCAGGTTCATTAGTGAGTTACTTGTTGAACATTACAACGATTGATCCATTGCACTATAACCTGCTTTTTGAGCGTTTTTTAAATCCAGAACGTGTCACAATGCCAGATATTGATATTGATTTTGAAGATACGCGTCGAGAAAAGGTCATTCAATATGTTCAAGAAAAATATGGTGAATATCACGTTTCAGGTATTGTAACTTTCGGTCATTTGCTCGCAAAGGCTGTAGCTAGAGATGTTGGTAGAATTATGGGTTTCGAAGAAAAAACTTTAAGTGAAATTTCTAAATTAATTCCTTCTAAATTAGGTATTACCTTGAACGAAGCATATCAAAATGAAGATTTTAAGGCATTTGTACATCGTAACCATCGTCATGAAAAATGGTTTGAATTAAGTAAGAAATTAGAAGGTTTACCACGCCATACTTCAACACATGCTGCGGGTATCATTATCAATGATCGTCCTTTATATGAGCATGTCCCTTTATTAATGGGGGATACTGGACTGCTGACTCAGTGGACGATGACTGAAGATGAGAAGTTAGGCTTATTGAAAATTGACTTTTTAGGATTAAGAAACCTTTCTATCATTCATCAAATTATTGATCAAGTTAAGAAAGATTTAAACGTGTCTATTGATACTGAAGCGATCCCTTTTGATGACAACCAAGTGTTTGAAATGCTTTCTCGCGGCGATACTACGGGATTGTTCCAATTAGAATCAGATGGTGTAAGACAGGCTTTGAAGAGATTGCAGCCACAGCACTTTGAAGATATTGTGGCGATGACTTCACTTTATCGACCTGGTCCAATGGAAGAAATTCCGACTTACATTGCGCGTCGCCATGATCCTTCGAAAGTGCAGTATTTGCATCCTGATTTGGAACCCATTCTGAAAAATACTTACGGTGTCATTATTTATCAAGAACAGATTATGCAAATTGCCAGTAAGTTCGCTGGGTTCAGCTATGGCGAAGCGGACATATTGAGACGTGCCATGAGTAAGAAGAACAGAGCAGTCTTAGAAAGTGAAAGACAACATTTTGTTGAAGGTGCCAATCAAAATGGATATTCAGAGCAACTGAGCAAGCAAATCTTTGATTTAATACTGAAATTTGCCGATTACGGTTTTCCAAGAGCACATGCTGTAAGTTATTCTAAAGTCGCTTATATTATGGCTTATTTAAAGGTGCATTATCCTAATTATTTCTATGCTAATATCCTTACGAATTCTATCGGCAACGAGAAAAAGACTGAGTTAATGATAACAGAAGCTAAATCTATGGACTTAAAAATATTACCACCGGATATTAATGAAAGCCACTGGTACTATAAAGCAACATCAGAAGGAATATACTTATCATTGGGCGCCGTAAAGGGAGTGGGTTTTCAAAGCGTGAAGGCCATTGTAGATGAACGTTATGCACGTGGAAAATATAAAGATTTCTTTGACTTAACTAGAAGATTACCAAATAGAGTGAAGACACGTAAACTGCTTGAAGCACTCATACTAGTAGGTGCGTTTGACCACTTCAAAGAAAATCGTGCAACCCTTTTATCAACCTTAGACCAAGTCTTAGATGGTGCTAGCAATGTTGAACAAGATGAATTGTTATTTGAATTTGTAACGCCTAAAGAAAGTTATGAAGAAAAAGAAGAATTGCCAGATCAGGTGCTCAGTGATTTTGAAAAAGAGCATCTTGGATTTTATATCTCTAAACACCCAGTAGAAAAAATGTTTAAGAACAAGCAATTATTAGGGATTTATAAGCTTTCTAATGCTCAAAATAATCAGCCGATTTTAGTACAAATAGATAAAATTAATAGAATCCGTACTAAAAATGGTCAACCTATGGCATTCGTAACTTTAAATGATGGCACCAATACATTAGACGGAGTCATTTTCCCTAATGTTTTTAAACAAATAGAAGATATATTAGAAGAAAGCAAAATGTTCATTGGGAGCGGTAAATTTGAAAAGCGACAGAACCAAATGCAGTTAATTATTAATCATCTTGATACGTTAGATCATTATGAAAAACAAAAATTTCAACATGCTAAAATGCTGGTTTTGCGTAATATCGCTGAGGAAGAATTGAATTTAGCTTCAGATGATGAGGCAAGTAACAATTCTATCCCGGTTAATCTTTATCACACAAAAAACAACCAAATGGAGAAAATAGGCTATATAGAGCGAGATATTCAAGCACTTGAGGACTTTATGGCCACTATTCCTCCTGAAAACATTAGAATTATTTAA
- a CDS encoding metal-dependent hydrolase, which translates to MKLSFHGQSTIYFEANGKKVIVDPFISGNELSDLNPEDVEVDYIVLTHGHGDHFGDTVDIAKKNNATVVGLAEVADYLSTSQGVENVHPMNIGGKWEFEFGSVKYVQAFHSSSLTNEDGIPAYLGASTGLILEIDGKTIYHCGDTGLFSDMKLIADRHPVDVCFVPIGDNFTMGIDDASYAINEFIQPKITVPIHYNTFPYIEQDPEEFKKLVNKGEVQILKPGEEVKFD; encoded by the coding sequence ATGAAACTATCATTTCATGGACAATCAACAATTTATTTTGAAGCAAACGGTAAGAAAGTTATTGTAGATCCATTTATTAGTGGTAATGAGTTATCTGATTTAAACCCAGAAGACGTAGAAGTTGATTATATTGTACTAACGCATGGCCACGGCGATCACTTCGGAGACACAGTTGACATTGCGAAGAAAAATAATGCGACGGTAGTAGGGCTCGCTGAAGTTGCCGATTATCTTTCTACCTCACAAGGTGTGGAAAATGTACATCCAATGAATATCGGCGGTAAATGGGAATTTGAATTCGGCTCAGTGAAATATGTACAAGCCTTCCATAGTTCTAGTTTAACGAATGAAGATGGTATTCCTGCTTATTTAGGTGCGTCAACAGGACTTATTTTAGAAATTGATGGCAAAACAATTTATCATTGTGGCGATACTGGATTATTCAGTGATATGAAATTGATTGCTGATCGTCACCCAGTCGATGTATGCTTCGTACCAATCGGTGACAATTTCACAATGGGAATTGATGATGCAAGCTATGCTATTAATGAATTTATTCAGCCTAAAATTACGGTTCCAATTCATTACAATACTTTCCCTTACATTGAACAAGATCCTGAGGAATTTAAAAAGTTAGTTAATAAAGGTGAAGTTCAAATTTTAAAACCAGGTGAAGAAGTGAAATTTGATTAA
- a CDS encoding universal stress protein codes for MYKNILLGVDTDLENKKALKNVQKLSGEGTIVTILNAISEQDAQASIKGGTHLNELTAERSKDLQPTRDILDEYGIDYDEIIVRGNPKDELVKFANSGDYDILVVSNRKAQEKKKFVLGSVSHKVAKRASIPVLIVK; via the coding sequence ATGTATAAAAACATTTTACTCGGTGTTGATACGGATTTGGAAAATAAAAAAGCACTAAAAAATGTCCAAAAATTATCTGGTGAAGGCACAATAGTTACAATTTTAAATGCAATTTCAGAACAAGATGCTCAAGCATCTATCAAAGGCGGTACTCACTTAAATGAATTAACTGCCGAACGCAGCAAAGATTTACAGCCGACTCGTGATATTTTAGATGAATATGGCATTGATTATGATGAAATTATTGTTCGCGGCAACCCTAAAGATGAACTCGTGAAATTTGCGAATAGTGGCGACTATGATATTTTAGTTGTCAGCAACCGCAAAGCACAAGAGAAAAAGAAATTTGTATTAGGCAGTGTCAGCCATAAGGTCGCTAAGCGTGCTTCCATTCCTGTATTAATCGTGAAATAG
- a CDS encoding DHH family phosphoesterase produces the protein MNNFNEIMDKISQYDTIIIHRHVRPDPDAYGSQLGLKSYLQLKFPDKNIFAVGESEPSLDFMGTFDAVKDDDYKGALVVVCDTANAPRIDDQRYDKGQALIKIDHHPPVDQYGEINYVNTEASSTSEIIFDMITHFNDTSIIDENTARLLYLGIVGDTGRFFFNNTTPHTMQVAAQLLKYPFDHSAELNKMAEKDPKLAPFQGYVLQNFDLNENGFAKVQITKDVLDQYGLVPNEASQFVNTISDLRGLKIWVFAVDEGTEIRCRLRSKGIVINDIAQQFGGGGHPNASGVSVDNWQAFDKLVAELNQRALDNQ, from the coding sequence ATGAATAACTTTAATGAAATAATGGATAAAATTTCTCAATACGACACAATTATTATTCATCGACATGTGCGTCCAGATCCGGATGCATACGGTTCACAATTAGGTTTGAAATCTTATCTGCAATTGAAATTTCCAGATAAAAATATTTTTGCAGTAGGAGAAAGTGAACCTTCACTAGATTTTATGGGAACATTTGATGCAGTGAAAGATGATGACTATAAAGGAGCATTAGTGGTTGTCTGTGATACAGCTAACGCTCCTAGAATTGACGATCAACGTTATGATAAAGGCCAAGCGTTAATAAAAATTGATCATCATCCTCCAGTAGATCAATACGGAGAAATCAATTATGTAAATACTGAGGCTTCATCTACTAGTGAAATTATCTTTGATATGATTACACATTTTAATGACACATCAATTATTGATGAAAACACTGCACGCTTATTGTATTTAGGAATTGTAGGAGACACAGGACGTTTCTTCTTTAATAATACCACGCCGCATACTATGCAAGTTGCAGCGCAATTACTGAAATATCCATTTGACCACAGTGCAGAGTTAAACAAAATGGCTGAAAAAGATCCTAAATTGGCTCCTTTCCAAGGTTATGTTTTACAAAATTTTGATCTCAACGAGAATGGATTTGCCAAAGTTCAAATTACTAAAGATGTCTTAGATCAATATGGCTTAGTGCCTAATGAAGCTTCTCAATTTGTGAATACTATTTCTGATTTGCGAGGCTTGAAAATATGGGTATTTGCAGTAGATGAAGGTACAGAGATTCGTTGCAGATTACGCTCAAAAGGTATTGTTATCAATGATATTGCTCAACAATTCGGCGGAGGCGGCCATCCGAACGCATCAGGAGTCTCTGTAGACAATTGGCAAGCGTTTGATAAACTTGTCGCAGAATTGAATCAAAGAGCGCTAGACAACCAATAA
- a CDS encoding NAD(P)-dependent malic enzyme: MSLRDEALEMHKKHQGKLEVTPKVKVTNKEELSLAYSPGVAEPCKEIYEDPRKVFDYTAKGNTVAVVTDGTAVLGLGNIGAEASIPVMEGKSVLFKSFAGINGVPIALDTTDTEEIIKTVKYLQPNYGGINLEDISAPRCFEIENRLKKETKIPVFHDDQHGTAIVTMAGLINALRVTDKSLSDIKVVLNGAGAAGIAIVKLLYSYGVRNMIMCDSKGAIYEGRSYGMNPTKDFVAEWTNKDKQEGKLSDVIQGADVFIGVSVANALSKDMVKSMNEDSIIFAMANPNPEILPDDAKAAGAKVVGTGRSDYPNQINNVLAFPGIFRGSLDVEATHINEKMKQAAVSAIADLIQPDELSPDYCIPAPFDRRVAPSVARNVARAAMESGVSRVEVDPDEIYNKTMRLTDI, encoded by the coding sequence TTGTCATTAAGAGATGAAGCACTTGAAATGCACAAAAAGCATCAAGGGAAACTAGAAGTTACCCCGAAAGTTAAAGTTACGAACAAAGAAGAATTGAGTTTAGCTTATTCTCCAGGTGTCGCAGAGCCCTGTAAAGAAATCTATGAAGATCCGCGTAAAGTCTTTGATTACACTGCTAAAGGCAATACAGTTGCAGTAGTAACTGATGGTACTGCAGTATTAGGACTTGGTAATATCGGAGCAGAAGCAAGTATTCCTGTTATGGAAGGTAAATCTGTATTATTTAAAAGCTTTGCGGGTATCAATGGCGTGCCGATTGCCTTAGATACTACTGACACAGAAGAAATTATTAAAACAGTCAAATATCTCCAACCTAATTATGGCGGTATCAATTTAGAAGATATTTCAGCACCACGTTGTTTTGAAATTGAAAATCGCTTGAAAAAAGAAACGAAAATTCCAGTCTTTCATGATGATCAACATGGTACAGCTATTGTAACTATGGCAGGTTTAATCAATGCATTAAGAGTTACAGACAAATCTCTATCAGATATTAAAGTAGTCCTAAACGGGGCAGGAGCAGCAGGTATCGCTATAGTTAAACTCTTATACTCTTATGGCGTGAGAAATATGATTATGTGCGACTCTAAGGGTGCTATTTATGAAGGACGTTCTTATGGCATGAATCCAACTAAAGATTTTGTGGCTGAATGGACGAATAAAGATAAACAAGAGGGCAAACTTTCTGATGTCATTCAGGGAGCAGATGTGTTTATCGGTGTATCTGTAGCAAACGCGCTTTCCAAAGATATGGTAAAATCAATGAATGAAGACAGTATTATTTTTGCAATGGCGAATCCGAATCCTGAAATTCTACCGGATGATGCTAAAGCAGCAGGGGCTAAAGTAGTGGGTACAGGACGTTCTGATTACCCTAACCAAATTAATAACGTTTTAGCTTTTCCAGGTATTTTCAGAGGGTCATTAGATGTGGAAGCGACGCATATCAATGAAAAAATGAAACAAGCAGCGGTTTCAGCAATTGCAGATTTAATTCAGCCTGATGAATTATCACCAGATTATTGTATTCCAGCGCCATTTGACAGACGTGTTGCACCATCAGTTGCACGCAATGTAGCACGTGCAGCAATGGAGTCTGGAGTGTCTAGGGTTGAAGTTGATCCAGATGAAATATACAATAAAACGATGAGATTAACTGATATTTAA
- the pfkA gene encoding 6-phosphofructokinase has protein sequence MKKIAVLTSGGDAPGMNAAVRAVVRTAIYNGIEVYGVYQGYLGLINDDLKKLELGSVGDIIQRGGTFLFSARCPEFKDKEVRARAIKNLRSRGIDGLVVIGGDGSYRGAQRISEECPEIQTIGIPGTIDNDIPGTDFTIGFDSALNTIIESVDKIRDTASSHARTFIVEVMGRDCGDLALWAGLAVGAETIIVPEEKTDIKDVAEKIETGIKRGKKHSIVIVAEGVMSGQECADELAKYIHVDARVSVLGHMQRGGSPTGQDRVLSSRLGGHAVELLMEGKTALGVGIKQNQLTQTKFEEIFNTKVSKFDTEMYRLAQELSI, from the coding sequence ATGAAAAAAATTGCAGTTTTAACAAGTGGCGGAGACGCACCGGGAATGAATGCTGCTGTTCGAGCAGTTGTGCGTACTGCCATTTATAATGGGATTGAAGTTTATGGTGTGTATCAAGGCTATCTTGGATTAATCAATGATGATCTTAAGAAACTTGAATTAGGATCTGTCGGAGATATTATCCAAAGAGGCGGTACTTTCTTATTCTCAGCACGTTGCCCTGAATTCAAGGACAAAGAGGTACGTGCACGTGCAATTAAGAATTTACGGTCACGAGGTATAGACGGTCTTGTTGTTATCGGTGGTGACGGTAGTTATCGAGGAGCCCAACGCATTAGCGAAGAGTGTCCTGAAATTCAAACTATCGGTATACCGGGTACAATTGACAACGACATACCAGGCACTGATTTTACAATCGGTTTTGATTCAGCATTGAATACAATTATTGAATCTGTCGATAAAATCAGAGATACGGCATCAAGCCATGCTCGTACTTTTATTGTTGAAGTAATGGGTAGAGATTGTGGTGATCTTGCACTTTGGGCTGGTTTAGCTGTAGGAGCAGAAACAATTATCGTTCCTGAAGAAAAAACAGATATTAAAGATGTGGCTGAAAAAATTGAAACGGGTATCAAACGCGGTAAGAAACACTCTATTGTCATCGTGGCAGAAGGAGTGATGAGCGGACAAGAATGTGCTGATGAATTAGCAAAATATATTCATGTAGATGCACGTGTTTCAGTTCTAGGACACATGCAACGTGGCGGCAGCCCTACTGGACAAGACAGAGTATTGTCTTCAAGATTGGGCGGCCATGCAGTAGAACTGCTGATGGAAGGTAAAACAGCATTGGGCGTAGGCATCAAGCAAAACCAGCTTACTCAAACTAAGTTTGAAGAAATCTTCAATACTAAAGTAAGTAAATTCGATACAGAAATGTATAGA